The proteins below are encoded in one region of Rubripirellula reticaptiva:
- a CDS encoding response regulator — translation MEILLVEDGWTDARVTIFALRRSRVHHRLTLVRSVSEATAFLRREGIFSRAPQPDLLLLDMMLPDGTGLDVLEAVKRSNVADVNTCGTTTVVLTASSDPELRARCDELNVHDYMKKPVCEEDFMRVVRDHKKLMIHSTPILEPVLV, via the coding sequence ATGGAAATCCTGTTGGTCGAAGACGGTTGGACCGACGCGCGAGTTACGATCTTTGCACTGCGTCGCAGTCGGGTGCATCACCGATTGACTTTGGTCCGATCGGTTAGCGAAGCGACGGCGTTTCTGCGCCGCGAAGGTATCTTTTCTCGTGCTCCTCAACCCGACCTTTTGTTGTTGGACATGATGCTGCCCGACGGTACTGGGTTAGATGTCCTGGAAGCGGTCAAGCGGTCCAACGTTGCAGACGTGAACACCTGCGGTACCACGACGGTCGTCCTCACTGCATCAAGTGATCCTGAACTTCGAGCCCGTTGCGACGAACTCAACGTGCACGATTACATGAAGAAACCCGTTTGCGAAGAGGACTTCATGCGAGTGGTCCGTGATCACAAGAAGCTGATGATCCACAGCACGCCGATCCTAGAGCCCGTGCTCGTCTAG
- a CDS encoding serine/threonine protein kinase codes for MPPDEYLGPYKIGALIGRGGMGAVYAGEHAKTGEKCAVKLIAAHVSDDPRFRRRFDSEIRALKLLKHRNIVRIIGEGEDEEGRLFYSMELIDGETLQARIRRQKKLSWQSTVGIAIQIAAALKHAHDIGVTHRDLKPANLILTADDTVKLVDFGIPKVFGDDREQTQLGSVLGTPDYMAPEQAVGGPITPRTDLYALGSVMYAMLLGRAPFKGKNATDVIDALRRDRPVPLDLVNSALPEELTALVHQLLEKKPEDRPPTALSVINRLKAILAEPRHHETQTGKSSATNIGDRSDGETNLVDPVTTDSDDTREGFLPRGETPLSTATSPRSSETSRRYRVADEISTPGLATAVSRRDQTVESTTSGGESLDFPNQSNAPENGEVRRARFATVDLESPILGSPEHRSHPLLHGIAIAGMIAVLMAVGYLAFRMLQPLGPDASYQAAIESGEVAKLSSFLRRFPDDERANEIRDLQMELRVAATLRRFSAQDKIGIVELGPAELGFIAALKDRKTKPNESAERVGQWLNVFDGSAEAESAPVLAELLELARYQRDRLKTRSPQRIEDSRTAELLKEVRDIRLLSNKDEIRKKLTGIIETFGDLGWAEPAVEEARKRLQQL; via the coding sequence ATGCCACCCGACGAATACCTTGGCCCCTACAAGATCGGTGCCCTGATCGGACGTGGCGGCATGGGTGCGGTTTACGCGGGCGAGCATGCCAAAACGGGCGAGAAGTGTGCTGTCAAACTAATCGCCGCGCACGTTTCGGACGACCCGAGGTTTCGGCGTCGTTTCGATAGCGAAATCCGTGCTTTGAAATTGCTGAAACACCGCAACATCGTACGGATCATTGGCGAGGGCGAAGACGAAGAGGGGCGTCTTTTTTATTCGATGGAATTGATCGACGGCGAGACTTTGCAGGCTAGGATTCGGCGACAGAAGAAGCTGTCGTGGCAGTCCACCGTCGGCATTGCGATTCAAATCGCGGCCGCGCTGAAGCACGCGCACGACATCGGCGTGACTCATCGTGACCTGAAGCCGGCCAACTTAATCTTGACCGCCGATGACACCGTTAAGTTAGTCGACTTTGGAATCCCAAAAGTCTTTGGTGATGACCGAGAACAGACGCAATTGGGGTCGGTGCTTGGCACGCCTGACTACATGGCGCCCGAACAGGCGGTCGGCGGTCCGATCACTCCGCGTACTGACCTGTATGCGCTCGGAAGCGTCATGTACGCGATGTTGCTTGGCCGTGCGCCATTCAAAGGCAAGAATGCGACCGACGTGATTGATGCGTTGCGGCGTGACCGCCCGGTACCCCTGGACTTGGTCAATTCGGCGTTGCCTGAAGAATTGACGGCGCTCGTGCATCAACTGCTAGAAAAGAAGCCAGAAGATCGGCCGCCGACCGCGTTGTCGGTCATCAATCGATTGAAAGCGATCTTGGCCGAACCGCGTCATCACGAGACTCAGACCGGCAAGTCATCGGCCACTAACATTGGTGACCGATCCGATGGTGAGACGAATCTGGTTGATCCGGTAACAACAGATTCCGATGACACGCGCGAAGGTTTCCTACCGCGCGGTGAAACTCCGCTTAGCACTGCAACCAGCCCCCGATCGTCTGAAACGTCGCGTCGATACCGAGTCGCCGACGAGATTTCGACTCCTGGTCTGGCGACCGCAGTCTCGCGGCGAGACCAGACGGTTGAATCCACAACGTCAGGGGGCGAGTCGCTTGATTTTCCGAATCAATCGAATGCACCGGAAAACGGTGAGGTTCGGCGGGCGAGATTTGCGACGGTCGATTTAGAATCGCCTATCCTGGGATCGCCAGAACACCGGAGTCATCCACTCCTGCATGGAATCGCAATTGCTGGGATGATCGCGGTGTTGATGGCAGTTGGGTATTTAGCGTTTCGAATGCTACAGCCGCTGGGGCCAGACGCTAGTTATCAGGCAGCAATCGAATCGGGTGAAGTTGCGAAGTTAAGTTCGTTTCTTCGCCGTTTCCCGGACGATGAACGTGCCAACGAGATTCGCGATCTGCAGATGGAGCTGCGAGTCGCCGCTACGTTGAGAAGATTTTCGGCCCAAGACAAAATCGGCATCGTCGAGTTAGGGCCAGCCGAGCTGGGGTTCATTGCGGCGTTAAAGGACCGGAAGACTAAGCCAAATGAATCGGCAGAACGAGTCGGGCAGTGGTTGAACGTGTTCGATGGATCCGCAGAGGCTGAATCGGCCCCTGTTCTGGCGGAACTACTTGAACTTGCTCGCTATCAACGGGACAGGTTGAAAACTCGATCGCCACAGCGGATCGAAGATTCGCGAACTGCCGAGTTGTTGAAAGAAGTGCGGGATATTCGATTGCTTTCGAATAAGGATGAGATTCGCAAAAAGTTGACGGGCATCATCGAAACGTTTGGCGATCTCGGCTGGGCGGAGCCCGCGGTCGAAGAGGCTCGGAAACGGTTGCAACAATTGTAG
- the lnt gene encoding apolipoprotein N-acyltransferase — translation MDEPKQTQTNPNQVALIALASVSMLWLAGPPLGIWPLAFFAIMPWLYLATSPTPLTRNCYWFIWIASTAYWLIALQGLRHAHPVMYACWIALSAYLAVYHVAFVGVTRRAISRGVPLLVAAPIVWVATELVRNYFLTGISAAMLGHLVVDVPVMIQIADLFGSYGVGVVLVCSNVATFVTWQRWRGLASSRSALVASSFASALLIASIAYGMFRTSEPIGESLGTFALLQRDEEVNYVQSPERQEEIFQNYANQAVKAVRESEEPIAMIVWPESMFSGATPWMTAAPDATIPAEASMTAEEFQAGVADHQRYFTQRCRYIQQLMVGANSKVPPPELLAGCGVIDYADTPQMFSGVIHVDTNGDIVDWYGKTHLVLVGENIPLVCDLPWIGQMVPHLNKGEGGKRMEIAGIGVSPNICIETAVERVTVNQMRSLASTGEMPNMIATVTNDGWFDDSSVLEHHLRCAQLVAVGIRRPIVSAANNGPTAHIDSNGKVVARLANGTNETLITKPRKDDRSSVYVRIGDLPAWCCVLIVAFFVFRKQGSDVPLADAKKTSS, via the coding sequence ATGGACGAACCAAAACAAACGCAAACCAATCCGAACCAAGTCGCTCTGATTGCACTCGCATCCGTATCGATGCTGTGGTTAGCAGGTCCACCCCTTGGCATTTGGCCGCTTGCATTCTTTGCGATCATGCCGTGGCTGTACCTAGCGACGTCTCCCACACCACTGACCCGAAATTGCTATTGGTTCATTTGGATTGCGTCGACCGCATATTGGTTGATCGCACTTCAAGGACTGCGTCACGCTCACCCAGTCATGTACGCGTGCTGGATCGCGTTGTCCGCATATTTGGCCGTCTACCACGTCGCCTTCGTTGGCGTGACTCGGCGCGCGATTTCGCGTGGCGTTCCGCTTCTTGTCGCGGCTCCGATCGTTTGGGTCGCAACTGAACTGGTTCGAAACTACTTCCTGACGGGAATTTCCGCCGCGATGCTCGGTCATCTAGTCGTGGACGTCCCGGTGATGATCCAAATTGCGGATTTGTTTGGTTCCTACGGCGTCGGCGTCGTGCTGGTGTGCTCCAATGTCGCGACTTTCGTAACTTGGCAACGATGGCGGGGTTTGGCGAGTTCAAGGTCTGCGTTGGTTGCGAGTTCGTTCGCCTCCGCTCTGCTGATCGCATCGATTGCGTACGGAATGTTTCGTACCTCCGAGCCAATCGGTGAATCGCTAGGCACGTTTGCGCTGCTTCAACGAGACGAAGAAGTCAACTACGTACAAAGTCCCGAACGTCAAGAAGAGATCTTTCAAAACTATGCGAACCAAGCCGTCAAAGCGGTTCGCGAATCCGAAGAACCGATCGCCATGATCGTCTGGCCCGAGTCAATGTTCTCGGGTGCAACACCTTGGATGACTGCTGCACCGGACGCTACCATTCCCGCCGAAGCGTCGATGACGGCCGAAGAATTTCAGGCTGGTGTCGCCGATCACCAGCGGTACTTTACCCAGCGTTGCAGGTACATCCAGCAATTGATGGTCGGTGCGAATTCGAAAGTGCCTCCGCCAGAACTGCTTGCCGGTTGCGGAGTCATCGATTATGCGGATACGCCGCAGATGTTCAGCGGCGTGATTCACGTCGACACAAATGGCGACATCGTCGACTGGTACGGAAAGACTCATCTGGTTCTGGTCGGCGAGAACATACCTCTGGTTTGCGATCTGCCTTGGATCGGCCAAATGGTCCCTCACCTGAACAAAGGCGAAGGCGGCAAACGGATGGAGATTGCCGGGATTGGCGTATCACCCAACATCTGCATTGAAACCGCGGTCGAACGAGTCACGGTCAATCAGATGCGATCTCTCGCTAGCACTGGCGAAATGCCGAATATGATCGCAACGGTGACCAATGACGGGTGGTTTGATGATTCGTCGGTCCTTGAACATCACCTGCGCTGTGCTCAGTTGGTAGCCGTCGGAATCCGCCGCCCGATCGTCTCGGCCGCGAACAATGGCCCCACGGCACACATCGATTCCAATGGAAAGGTTGTCGCGCGACTAGCCAATGGCACCAACGAGACGCTAATCACAAAACCTCGCAAGGATGACCGCAGCAGCGTGTACGTCAGGATTGGCGACCTTCCCGCTTGGTGCTGTGTTCTGATTGTGGCGTTCTTTGTGTTCCGCAAACAGGGATCAGACGTCCCGCTTGCCGACGCAAAAAAAACGTCAAGCTGA
- a CDS encoding prenyltransferase/squalene oxidase repeat-containing protein: protein MSQADYSNDAGLNDSNGPVSMGSGPSVPTPPTAGSAPSDEKSPGQQPARPPTASPPPVGPPPTVAAPTVPPRVETSGQVVDKVGATMPPAAGKNQRPASTNREAVVPPPPPPRSTLPPVRQAADGRAPSGVGWAKGVRWRGELDGIKNSASMPPVAGEAALPPEDMIDPGEDRFRFSAPPWLVSLIIHLVFLLALALITTPAGSGIGKFILTMGSADGDPNEEITDFDISTDTLVEADSVLPSEVESEMNIELPELFEAVEDSSEAPTLVPLDMGLAASESMQPMFGGRTGALKASLMSMFGGTAETQDAVKRGLLWLQRNQKKKGGWSMMGPYRDGNHSENETSATAMAMLAFLGDGHTHRSGDYTDEMEKAMKYLVAMQDRTGFMARSARGHEQMYSQAQATIALCELYGMTKDSWLRPRVELAVDFAQKAQSDQGGWRYTPNQDSDTSVTGWFVLALKSAQSAGIEVDDSKLRHVSDYLDTAASYEGAAYSYQPRGGPSPAMTAEGLLCRQYLGWNRDDVPMVRGIEALSMDYPFDANDQDVYYWYYATQALHHFGGSAWRNWNDIMKVELPKMQIRSGREDGSWSPQGDAYGSYGRLYTTCLSIYCLEVYYRHMPLYQVGHE from the coding sequence ATGTCACAAGCCGATTACTCGAACGACGCTGGGCTGAACGATTCCAACGGCCCAGTTTCGATGGGGTCGGGACCGTCCGTACCGACGCCTCCGACCGCCGGTTCGGCACCAAGTGACGAGAAGTCGCCAGGGCAACAGCCTGCTCGTCCACCAACTGCCAGCCCGCCGCCAGTTGGGCCTCCGCCGACAGTCGCTGCGCCGACGGTGCCGCCGCGGGTCGAAACGTCGGGCCAGGTAGTCGATAAAGTTGGGGCAACGATGCCGCCAGCGGCTGGAAAGAATCAGCGTCCTGCGTCCACCAATCGTGAGGCGGTTGTTCCGCCACCGCCACCGCCCCGATCAACTCTTCCGCCGGTCCGACAAGCAGCAGATGGCCGCGCGCCGTCCGGCGTTGGTTGGGCCAAGGGCGTTCGATGGCGTGGTGAGCTGGACGGAATCAAAAATTCGGCGTCGATGCCGCCGGTCGCAGGTGAGGCTGCGTTGCCGCCTGAGGACATGATTGATCCGGGTGAAGACCGGTTTCGGTTTTCCGCGCCTCCTTGGTTAGTCAGCTTGATCATCCACTTGGTATTTCTGTTGGCCTTGGCGTTGATCACAACGCCTGCGGGATCGGGAATCGGTAAGTTCATTTTGACGATGGGCTCAGCGGATGGCGATCCGAACGAAGAAATCACTGATTTCGACATTTCGACAGACACGTTGGTCGAAGCGGACTCGGTATTGCCGTCAGAAGTTGAGTCGGAGATGAACATCGAGTTACCGGAGCTTTTCGAAGCTGTCGAGGATTCGTCCGAAGCACCGACACTGGTACCGCTCGACATGGGATTGGCTGCTTCGGAATCAATGCAACCGATGTTCGGCGGCCGCACGGGTGCGTTGAAGGCGTCGTTGATGTCAATGTTTGGCGGTACCGCCGAGACTCAGGATGCCGTCAAGCGAGGCTTGCTGTGGTTGCAGCGCAACCAAAAAAAGAAAGGCGGCTGGAGCATGATGGGGCCGTATCGCGACGGCAACCATAGCGAGAACGAGACTTCTGCGACGGCGATGGCGATGCTGGCGTTCCTGGGTGACGGGCATACTCACCGCAGCGGCGACTATACCGACGAGATGGAAAAGGCGATGAAGTACTTGGTCGCGATGCAGGATCGCACCGGCTTCATGGCACGTAGTGCTCGCGGTCACGAACAGATGTACTCGCAAGCCCAAGCAACGATCGCGTTGTGCGAACTGTATGGCATGACGAAGGACTCTTGGCTTCGCCCGAGAGTCGAGTTGGCCGTTGACTTTGCACAAAAGGCTCAGTCCGACCAAGGCGGTTGGCGTTACACCCCCAACCAAGATTCAGACACTTCGGTTACCGGATGGTTCGTGCTGGCGTTGAAGAGCGCGCAGAGCGCGGGCATCGAAGTGGATGATTCGAAGCTGCGGCACGTCAGCGATTATTTAGACACTGCGGCGTCTTACGAGGGCGCCGCGTATTCCTATCAGCCCCGCGGTGGTCCTTCGCCAGCGATGACCGCCGAAGGTCTGCTGTGCCGCCAGTACTTGGGTTGGAATCGAGACGATGTTCCGATGGTTCGTGGCATCGAAGCGTTATCGATGGACTATCCGTTCGACGCCAATGACCAGGACGTCTACTACTGGTATTACGCGACGCAGGCTCTGCACCACTTCGGCGGTTCTGCTTGGCGAAATTGGAACGACATCATGAAGGTCGAACTGCCGAAGATGCAAATTCGCAGTGGTCGCGAAGACGGCAGTTGGTCGCCTCAGGGTGACGCATACGGATCTTATGGGCGTCTTTATACGACTTGTTTGTCGATCTATTGCTTGGAAGTCTACTATCGGCATATGCCGCTGTATCAGGTCGGACACGAGTAG
- a CDS encoding nitroreductase family protein, which yields MQVKDAIFNRRAIKHFDADHKMTAAEEKELLETTIQAPTSFNIQHWRFVILRDPELRAKIRKEHGNDQAQMTDASLLVLFTADMKAWQKEPSRYFANAPKEVAEMLVNWMGPFHEGREWLQRDEAQRSIGLAMQTMMLAAQGLGYQSCPMIGFDIEAVAKLINLPDDHVMGPMVAIGKGTKEAWPKPGQLPLDEVVIENSF from the coding sequence ATGCAAGTCAAAGACGCCATCTTCAATCGCCGAGCCATCAAACACTTCGACGCCGACCACAAAATGACGGCGGCCGAGGAAAAAGAGCTACTCGAAACCACCATCCAGGCCCCGACCAGCTTCAACATCCAGCACTGGCGGTTCGTCATTCTCCGCGATCCCGAACTGCGAGCGAAGATCCGCAAGGAACACGGCAACGACCAAGCCCAGATGACCGACGCGTCACTGCTGGTCCTGTTCACCGCCGACATGAAGGCATGGCAGAAAGAGCCGTCGCGTTACTTTGCGAACGCGCCGAAGGAAGTCGCCGAAATGTTGGTTAACTGGATGGGGCCATTCCACGAAGGCCGCGAGTGGCTGCAGCGCGACGAAGCCCAACGCTCGATCGGCTTGGCAATGCAAACGATGATGTTGGCCGCTCAAGGACTGGGCTACCAATCCTGTCCGATGATCGGCTTCGACATCGAAGCCGTCGCCAAACTGATCAACCTGCCCGACGACCACGTCATGGGCCCCATGGTCGCCATCGGCAAAGGCACCAAAGAAGCTTGGCCGAAACCGGGACAACTACCGCTCGACGAAGTAGTCATTGAAAACAGTTTTTAG
- a CDS encoding calcium-binding protein, with protein MTKKFFFGCWGLLFGLIWQSVLSAQQIQNDVEIRNEVLYVDTDWTHDLVMFSIDPSYPNHLTIHIAQFEELARMGIAMTVEGALEYADESDIVRKRLDQFDRVEVRVLEGDDVVIVHPNVAVPFMILGGPGSDRLGGGSGDDTILGHDQGVSLNPTDAGNDTLFGEAGNDLLFGGPLDDFIDGGADNDHIFGGQGDDQLFGRSGKDYLFGENGDDYIDGEMDGDEDVLIGGNGRDYFVAMRVVMMSEEVTKTIRNKEVTRKRKWTETLEEDIIADFDWESGDQAPAVNVE; from the coding sequence ATGACTAAAAAGTTCTTTTTCGGTTGCTGGGGACTATTGTTTGGATTGATTTGGCAATCGGTACTGTCCGCCCAGCAGATTCAAAACGATGTCGAGATCCGAAATGAAGTTCTCTATGTCGACACTGACTGGACTCATGATCTTGTGATGTTTTCGATTGATCCGTCATACCCAAATCACTTGACAATTCATATCGCACAGTTTGAAGAGCTCGCCAGGATGGGAATCGCCATGACTGTCGAGGGTGCCTTAGAATATGCCGATGAGAGCGATATTGTGCGTAAACGTCTCGATCAATTTGACCGAGTCGAAGTACGAGTACTCGAGGGTGATGATGTTGTCATCGTGCACCCCAATGTTGCTGTGCCTTTCATGATTCTTGGTGGTCCAGGTAGTGATCGACTGGGCGGCGGCTCTGGCGATGACACAATACTTGGTCACGATCAGGGCGTTTCGTTGAATCCGACAGACGCTGGAAACGATACCCTGTTTGGAGAAGCGGGTAATGATCTATTGTTCGGTGGACCGCTCGATGACTTCATTGATGGCGGCGCGGACAACGACCATATCTTTGGCGGCCAAGGCGACGACCAACTCTTCGGTCGTTCCGGAAAAGACTATTTGTTTGGGGAAAACGGCGACGATTACATCGACGGCGAAATGGATGGCGATGAGGATGTGCTCATTGGTGGGAATGGCAGGGACTATTTTGTAGCGATGCGTGTTGTCATGATGTCTGAGGAAGTGACAAAGACGATCAGAAATAAGGAAGTGACTCGCAAACGAAAATGGACCGAAACACTTGAGGAAGACATCATTGCCGACTTCGATTGGGAATCTGGCGACCAAGCCCCCGCTGTCAACGTTGAATGA
- a CDS encoding DUF2924 domain-containing protein — MSPSAAFEIAELADLTIDQLVAKFEVVHQEKCRSRNRNFIVRRIAWRIQANEEGGLSERALLRAGPIADESVIRVTPPKPKVGGDVVRTKMPPNWDPRIPPPGSFVERRYKGKIRRVLILTDGFEYEDERFDSLSAVAKSITGNHLSGFRFFKLGEHA, encoded by the coding sequence ATGAGTCCTAGTGCAGCATTTGAAATCGCCGAGCTGGCCGACCTAACGATTGACCAACTGGTGGCGAAGTTCGAGGTCGTTCATCAAGAGAAATGTCGTTCCCGAAATCGCAACTTCATCGTCCGCCGCATCGCTTGGCGGATTCAAGCGAACGAAGAAGGCGGACTGAGCGAACGAGCATTGCTTCGAGCCGGACCAATCGCCGACGAATCGGTGATCCGAGTGACGCCGCCGAAACCGAAAGTCGGCGGCGACGTAGTGCGAACAAAGATGCCACCGAATTGGGATCCTCGGATTCCTCCGCCAGGGAGTTTCGTTGAGCGGCGATACAAGGGCAAGATTCGGCGTGTGCTGATTCTGACCGACGGCTTTGAATACGAGGACGAGCGTTTTGACTCTCTGTCGGCGGTCGCCAAATCCATCACAGGAAACCACTTGAGCGGCTTCCGATTTTTCAAGTTGGGAGAACACGCATGA
- a CDS encoding recombinase family protein produces MSKKQETQQVKTIRCAIYTRKSTEEGLQQEFNSLDAQREAGEAFIASQKAEGWRCLPEMYDDGGFSGGNLERPAMKRLMEDIEAGKVDCVVVYKVDRLSRSLMDFSRVMETFDKFGVSFVSVTQQFNTTHSMGRLTLNILLSFAQFEREIIGERIRDKIAAMRAKGKWSGGMPVLGFDVDRSGTSPKLVVNATEAKQVRKIFEMYLEYRSLLPVVKRLQEFGWPNKIWRTRTGRTRGGRVFDKPAVHSLLTSPLYVGKIAYKEHIYEGEHDAIIDQDTFDAVGKMLKAHQKGRAQRLVNKYSALLKGILVCPYCDCRMVHRTTKRKSSVYRYYACQTTVKSGADACEMGSVSAAMIEAAVVDELRVIVDDQGLRDAVYQGSKGLLDKEQAEVETLLAQLKAQINRDTKEVQRILKHEVFENLNDIRVEDLKARIATAEADVVVATEKLKQVAARQLSRLDIDIAMSDFKVVWTSLTAKERVHLVELLIARVVYDPDAGSMAISYHPTAITALVEECEEAVA; encoded by the coding sequence ATGAGCAAGAAACAAGAAACGCAACAAGTGAAGACGATCCGATGTGCGATTTACACTCGCAAGTCGACTGAAGAGGGCTTGCAGCAAGAGTTCAATTCGCTGGACGCACAGCGTGAAGCGGGCGAAGCGTTCATCGCCAGTCAGAAAGCCGAGGGCTGGCGCTGCCTGCCGGAGATGTATGACGACGGAGGTTTCTCGGGCGGCAACCTCGAGCGGCCGGCGATGAAGCGACTGATGGAAGATATCGAGGCCGGCAAAGTCGACTGTGTGGTGGTTTACAAGGTCGACCGACTGAGTCGCTCGCTGATGGACTTTTCGCGGGTGATGGAAACGTTCGACAAATTTGGTGTTTCGTTTGTGTCCGTGACCCAGCAGTTCAATACGACGCACTCGATGGGCCGGCTGACGCTGAATATTCTACTGTCGTTCGCCCAATTCGAGCGTGAAATCATTGGCGAGCGGATTCGCGACAAGATCGCTGCGATGCGAGCCAAGGGGAAATGGTCTGGCGGGATGCCGGTGCTCGGATTCGACGTTGACCGCAGTGGGACGAGTCCGAAGCTGGTCGTGAATGCAACCGAAGCGAAACAGGTTCGTAAAATCTTTGAGATGTACTTGGAGTATCGTTCGCTGTTGCCGGTGGTGAAACGCCTCCAAGAATTCGGCTGGCCGAACAAGATTTGGCGAACTCGTACTGGGCGGACACGTGGTGGTCGAGTGTTCGACAAGCCGGCGGTTCACTCACTACTTACCAGTCCGCTCTATGTGGGCAAGATCGCCTACAAGGAGCATATCTACGAGGGTGAGCACGACGCAATCATCGACCAAGATACGTTCGACGCGGTCGGCAAGATGCTGAAGGCGCACCAAAAGGGAAGAGCACAGCGGCTGGTCAACAAGTACTCGGCACTGTTGAAGGGCATCCTTGTTTGTCCATACTGCGACTGCCGGATGGTTCATCGAACGACAAAGAGGAAGTCGAGCGTGTATCGGTATTACGCTTGCCAAACGACGGTGAAGAGTGGTGCCGATGCTTGTGAGATGGGTTCAGTGTCAGCTGCGATGATCGAAGCTGCGGTCGTTGATGAACTCCGAGTCATTGTTGATGACCAAGGCTTGCGCGACGCCGTGTACCAAGGGTCGAAGGGATTGCTTGATAAGGAGCAGGCTGAAGTTGAAACGCTCCTGGCTCAGTTAAAAGCTCAAATCAACCGGGACACCAAGGAGGTTCAACGAATACTGAAGCACGAAGTGTTCGAGAACCTGAACGATATCCGAGTCGAAGACCTGAAAGCACGGATTGCAACGGCGGAAGCCGACGTTGTTGTCGCGACGGAAAAATTGAAACAGGTCGCCGCCCGTCAACTCTCGCGGCTCGACATCGACATTGCGATGTCGGACTTTAAAGTGGTTTGGACTTCGCTGACGGCGAAAGAACGGGTTCACCTTGTCGAGCTGCTCATCGCGAGAGTTGTCTACGATCCTGACGCCGGTTCAATGGCGATCTCGTACCACCCGACGGCGATCACCGCGCTCGTCGAAGAGTGCGAGGAGGCGGTCGCATGA
- a CDS encoding ATP-binding protein has translation MTNLLETIQFGRQSKPPRVLLYGVEGIGKSTFGSEAPKPIFIQTEDGLDEIECDRFPLATKFDDVVAALKTLVNEKHDYESVVIDSLDWLERLVWDKLCQQYAVESIEKVDGGYARGYMHALSLWREVLDLLNVLRSRGMVIVLIAHSKVERFEDPESSPYDRYSPRLHKHAAALVKEWCDAVLFATRKMRTQSEDGGFNRKRTIAHAIGKDGGERVVRAYGSPSCVAKNRYGIAEELPLSWSAFVNALTNNSPTPQTQGN, from the coding sequence GTGACCAACCTACTTGAAACCATCCAATTCGGCCGACAATCGAAGCCGCCTCGTGTCTTGCTCTACGGAGTCGAAGGCATCGGCAAGTCGACCTTCGGCAGCGAGGCTCCCAAACCGATCTTCATTCAAACCGAAGACGGGCTCGACGAAATCGAATGCGATCGCTTTCCGCTGGCGACGAAGTTCGATGATGTCGTCGCAGCCTTGAAAACGCTCGTCAATGAGAAGCACGATTACGAATCCGTCGTGATTGACTCACTCGATTGGCTGGAGCGTCTCGTCTGGGACAAACTCTGTCAGCAGTACGCCGTTGAGTCGATCGAAAAGGTCGACGGCGGGTACGCTCGCGGTTATATGCACGCCCTCTCCCTGTGGCGTGAAGTGCTCGATCTTCTCAATGTGCTGCGTTCTCGCGGCATGGTGATTGTTCTGATCGCCCATTCCAAGGTCGAACGGTTCGAGGATCCAGAATCCTCGCCCTACGACCGCTATTCGCCGCGACTGCACAAGCACGCCGCGGCCCTCGTGAAGGAATGGTGCGACGCCGTGTTGTTCGCGACTCGCAAGATGCGAACGCAAAGCGAAGACGGAGGTTTCAACCGCAAACGCACCATCGCTCATGCGATCGGCAAAGACGGTGGCGAACGCGTCGTGCGTGCTTACGGATCTCCCAGTTGCGTTGCCAAGAACCGCTACGGCATCGCTGAAGAATTGCCGCTCTCGTGGTCGGCGTTCGTGAATGCACTGACCAACAACTCACCCACTCCTCAAACCCAAGGTAACTAA
- a CDS encoding DUF669 domain-containing protein yields MANLNGFDANTVEPADDLEPIPSGKYVAVITDSEMKPTKSGTGNYLQLTFQIVEGEYANRLLWVRLNLDNPNATAVEIARRELSAICRSVGVLVPTDSADLHNLPCVIHVRVKRRNDTGELQNEVKGYSKKDAVAQPIAASHVSGTDAPWKR; encoded by the coding sequence ATGGCCAACCTCAACGGCTTTGATGCCAACACTGTCGAACCAGCCGACGACCTCGAACCGATCCCTTCCGGCAAGTACGTCGCCGTCATCACAGACAGCGAAATGAAACCCACGAAATCTGGCACGGGCAACTACCTGCAGTTGACGTTTCAGATCGTGGAGGGCGAGTACGCAAACCGTCTTCTCTGGGTGCGTCTCAACCTCGACAACCCCAACGCGACCGCGGTGGAAATCGCCCGGCGGGAGTTGTCTGCGATCTGCCGGTCGGTTGGCGTCTTGGTGCCAACCGACTCGGCGGACTTACACAACTTGCCTTGCGTGATTCACGTGCGAGTCAAACGCCGCAACGACACCGGCGAGTTGCAAAACGAAGTGAAGGGCTACTCGAAGAAGGACGCCGTCGCTCAGCCGATCGCCGCGTCGCATGTCAGCGGCACGGACGCCCCTTGGAAACGTTGA